One segment of Manihot esculenta cultivar AM560-2 chromosome 4, M.esculenta_v8, whole genome shotgun sequence DNA contains the following:
- the LOC110612797 gene encoding pentatricopeptide repeat-containing protein At2g17033 isoform X1, translating into MVAYLRYQLTLVTTLNAPCTWNHQRRRHSHCQQSPVPFLSQPPGTLKKLSSKWMFECSALSKQGERFFSSLANARATGDTSATNRLIKKFVAASPKSVALDALSHLLSPHSSYHHLSSLAFPVSSSLSLSLLKATSYPSGHFLWQLYLKITDTQWFDWNPKLVANLAALLDKQGQQKELATLISDSTSKLQLRERDLALFYCNLVESHSKQNSIGGFDDCLARLTELVHNSNSVYVKRQGYKSMISGLCEMGRPREAEELIDEMRGKGVKPSVFEFRCIVHAHGRLGLFEEMQRSLVQMESAGFEIDTICSNMILSSYGVHNALPEMVLFLKKMKDLAIPFSLRTFNSVLNSCPTFMSVIQNSNAYPISIQELIEILSGDEAMLVEALAGFSVLEETMKWNALEAKLDLHGMHLGSAYLIMLLWVEEMRKRLSSGNYVIPAEITVVCGSGKHSSIRGESPVKQMVKEMMVKLRSPMRIDRKNIGCFIAKGAVVKEWLC; encoded by the exons ATGGTTGCTTACTTGCGCTATCAGCTGACATTAGTCACCACCTTAAACGCTCCATGTACATGGAACCACCAGCGCCGCCGCCACAGTCACTGCCAACAATCACCAGTACCATTTCTCTCACAACCGCCGGGAACGTTGAAGAAGTTGTCAAGCAAATGGATGTTTGAATGTTCAGCGTTAAGCAAACAGGGGGAGCGATTCTTTTCTTCTCTGGCCAACGCCAGGGCCACCGGAGATACCTCGGCCACCAATCGTCTGATCAAGAAATTTGTTGCAGCATCACCTAAATCTGTTGCTCTCGATGCACTCTCTCATCTCCTTTCTCCTCATTCGTCTTATCATCATCTCTCGTCCCTTGCATTCCCTGTAAgttcatctctctctctctctctgctaaaAGCAACCTCTTATCCCTCTGGACATTTTCTTTGGCAGCTTTATTTGAAGATCACTGACACACAGTGGTTTGATTGGAATCCAAAGCTAGTTGCCAATCTTGCTGCGTTGCTTGATAAACAAGGCCAACAAAAAGAGTTAGCAACTCTAATCTCTGATTCAACTTCTAAATTACAGCTGAGAGAGCGAGATCTTGCTCTATTCTATTGCAATTTGGTTGAGTCTCACTCAAAACAGAATTCTATTggaggttttgatgattgttTGGCTCGTTTGACTGAGCTGGTTCATAATTCTAACTCTGTTTATGTAAAAAGGCAAGGCTACAAATCTATGATTAGTGGGTTATGCGAAATGGGTAGGCCCAGAGAAGCAGAAGAATTGATTGATGAGATGAGAGGCAAAGGAGTGAAGCCATCTGTATTTGAGTTTAGGTGTATTGTGCATGCTCATGGAAGATTAGGATTGTTTGAAGAAATGCAGAGAAGTCTTGTCCAAATGGAAAGTGCAGGGTTTGAAATTGATACAATTTGTTCAAATATGATTCTTTCTTCCTATGGAGTTCATAATGCACTTCCAGAAATGGTATTATTTCTCAAAAAGATGAAGGATTTGGCAATTCCGTTCTCATTAAGGACTTTCAATTCAGTCTTGAATTCGTGTCCTACATTTATGTCGGTGATACAAAACTCAAATGCTTATCCAATATCAATTCAAGAACTGATAGAGATTTTAAGTGGAGACGAGGCCATGTTGGTTGAGGCATTGGCTGGATTTTCAGTTTTGGAGGAGACAATGAAGTGGAATGCATTAGAGGCTAAATTGGATTTGCATGGAATGCACTTGGGTTCAGCTTATTTGATAATGTTGCTGTGGGTTGAAGAGATGAGAAAGAGATTGAGTAGTGGAAATTATGTGATTCCAGCAGAAATTACAGTAGTTTGTGGTTCAGGGAAACATAGTTCTATTAGAGGGGAATCTCCAGTTAAGCAAATGGTGAAAGAGATGATGGTAAAACTGAGAAGCCCTATGAGAATTGATAGGAAGAACATAG GTTGTTTTATTGCTAAAGGGGCTGTTGTTAAAGAATGGTTGTGTTAA
- the LOC110612797 gene encoding pentatricopeptide repeat-containing protein At2g17033 isoform X2, whose translation MVAYLRYQLTLVTTLNAPCTWNHQRRRHSHCQQSPVPFLSQPPGTLKKLSSKWMFECSALSKQGERFFSSLANARATGDTSATNRLIKKFVAASPKSVALDALSHLLSPHSSYHHLSSLAFPLYLKITDTQWFDWNPKLVANLAALLDKQGQQKELATLISDSTSKLQLRERDLALFYCNLVESHSKQNSIGGFDDCLARLTELVHNSNSVYVKRQGYKSMISGLCEMGRPREAEELIDEMRGKGVKPSVFEFRCIVHAHGRLGLFEEMQRSLVQMESAGFEIDTICSNMILSSYGVHNALPEMVLFLKKMKDLAIPFSLRTFNSVLNSCPTFMSVIQNSNAYPISIQELIEILSGDEAMLVEALAGFSVLEETMKWNALEAKLDLHGMHLGSAYLIMLLWVEEMRKRLSSGNYVIPAEITVVCGSGKHSSIRGESPVKQMVKEMMVKLRSPMRIDRKNIGCFIAKGAVVKEWLC comes from the exons ATGGTTGCTTACTTGCGCTATCAGCTGACATTAGTCACCACCTTAAACGCTCCATGTACATGGAACCACCAGCGCCGCCGCCACAGTCACTGCCAACAATCACCAGTACCATTTCTCTCACAACCGCCGGGAACGTTGAAGAAGTTGTCAAGCAAATGGATGTTTGAATGTTCAGCGTTAAGCAAACAGGGGGAGCGATTCTTTTCTTCTCTGGCCAACGCCAGGGCCACCGGAGATACCTCGGCCACCAATCGTCTGATCAAGAAATTTGTTGCAGCATCACCTAAATCTGTTGCTCTCGATGCACTCTCTCATCTCCTTTCTCCTCATTCGTCTTATCATCATCTCTCGTCCCTTGCATTCCCT CTTTATTTGAAGATCACTGACACACAGTGGTTTGATTGGAATCCAAAGCTAGTTGCCAATCTTGCTGCGTTGCTTGATAAACAAGGCCAACAAAAAGAGTTAGCAACTCTAATCTCTGATTCAACTTCTAAATTACAGCTGAGAGAGCGAGATCTTGCTCTATTCTATTGCAATTTGGTTGAGTCTCACTCAAAACAGAATTCTATTggaggttttgatgattgttTGGCTCGTTTGACTGAGCTGGTTCATAATTCTAACTCTGTTTATGTAAAAAGGCAAGGCTACAAATCTATGATTAGTGGGTTATGCGAAATGGGTAGGCCCAGAGAAGCAGAAGAATTGATTGATGAGATGAGAGGCAAAGGAGTGAAGCCATCTGTATTTGAGTTTAGGTGTATTGTGCATGCTCATGGAAGATTAGGATTGTTTGAAGAAATGCAGAGAAGTCTTGTCCAAATGGAAAGTGCAGGGTTTGAAATTGATACAATTTGTTCAAATATGATTCTTTCTTCCTATGGAGTTCATAATGCACTTCCAGAAATGGTATTATTTCTCAAAAAGATGAAGGATTTGGCAATTCCGTTCTCATTAAGGACTTTCAATTCAGTCTTGAATTCGTGTCCTACATTTATGTCGGTGATACAAAACTCAAATGCTTATCCAATATCAATTCAAGAACTGATAGAGATTTTAAGTGGAGACGAGGCCATGTTGGTTGAGGCATTGGCTGGATTTTCAGTTTTGGAGGAGACAATGAAGTGGAATGCATTAGAGGCTAAATTGGATTTGCATGGAATGCACTTGGGTTCAGCTTATTTGATAATGTTGCTGTGGGTTGAAGAGATGAGAAAGAGATTGAGTAGTGGAAATTATGTGATTCCAGCAGAAATTACAGTAGTTTGTGGTTCAGGGAAACATAGTTCTATTAGAGGGGAATCTCCAGTTAAGCAAATGGTGAAAGAGATGATGGTAAAACTGAGAAGCCCTATGAGAATTGATAGGAAGAACATAGGTTGTTTTATTGCTAAAGGGGCTGTTGTTAAAGAATGGTTGTGTTAA